Genomic DNA from Methanocalculus natronophilus:
CTGGCCGGTATATGCTGTTGCCGGGGAATTTGGATCGCCAAATGCAGGCATATCCTCTACCGCCCAGAAGAGGATAATGCCGATGAACAATACCGCGATGAGAGCTTTTGTCTTCAATCTGATGAACTCCTTTTCGTTCGTGCGATGGTGGCAATAAAGAGGACGGTGGTGATCCCGGCACCAACAGCTGCCTCGGTAAATGCCACATCAACTGCATTCATCTCCGCCCACAGGATGGTCATGAAGAGCGAGTATGCTGCAAAGATGATCGT
This window encodes:
- a CDS encoding hydrogenase subunit MbhD domain-containing protein — protein: MIWELDFALLLFMILCAAAAITVRDLLHATIIFAAYSLFMTILWAEMNAVDVAFTEAAVGAGITTVLFIATIARTKRSSSD